A segment of the Acaryochloris thomasi RCC1774 genome:
CAGTTAAAGTCAAACCAGGTGCCTCAATCAACATTGAACACTGGGGTGGAGAGCAACCTCTGCAGGCCCAAGTCCGCTACTTAGAACCGTCAGCCTTCACAGAGGTTTCCGCCTTGGGGGTCGATGAGCAGCGTGTGAATGTGATTGCCAATTTTGCCAATCCACCTCGGTCTTTGGGGGATGGCTATCGGGTCGAAGCTCAAATCGTGGTTTGGGAAGATGAAGACGCCTTGAAAGTTCCTTTGAGTGCCCTGTTTCGTTGTGGCGATCAGGACTGGTGTACGTTTGTGGCTGAGCAGGGGAAAGCCCAGCGGCGTCAGGTGGTGATTGGTCAGCGAAGTAGTTTAGAGGCTGCGGTTGATGAAGGATTGAAAGCAGGTGATCAGGTGATTTTGCATCCCAGTGAGCAGATCAAAGCAGGGCAGTGGATTAGTAACAGATCATAATTTCTCCCTCATAGAAACCTCAAAGTAATTTTTTAGAGTTGGTGTGTGGCAATCTAAACCATGTATGAATTTGAGGAGCTAACTTTTACTATGGAGTACCTCTACTTTTTTGCGAATGCTAGCCTCACACTTGAAGCGATCGACTATTTGATTAAACGCGATCACCTTCCCTTGGATTACGTTACTGTTGTCCATTCACCTGAGGGATGGTTGATTCGGATGAAATTTGACGGATGCATCGAGCCTAAGTTGGAGGCCGATTTCCTGGCGGTAATGAATGAATTTGGCCATCCCTACGAGGCTTCTATGCCGATGGTTATAGCTTTGGAGGGTATAGATACAGGCCAGACAACGGAAGAAATCTTGCATCGACATCTAATTTCAGTCATTGCTCACGGAAAACCAGATCGGAAAAACATCGAAGTCTTTCAGCAAGAGTTCGTCCAAGGGGCATCTATCTGCCCAAAAAGTCTCAAATAGTTGTTGCTGAATGGGAGGATTTTGCGATGATTAATACTAATTCAAGCCAACATTCCGAACAGACTCAGACTGAGTTCGGTTCTTGGGATGCTCCTCTTACAGAACCGCTATCGGGGTCTCAGCCGACGGATCATCCATCACCGATCTCATCTCCCCCCTTTCTCAGCCCCGCAGGTGTCCCAATGCCCTGTGTAATTTCTCTGGCAGGGAGTCCAACCGTGCAGTCTCTAATGCATTGGGGATTGAAGCTCTCTCCGAAGAGTCTCCATGTTGCGGAATGGAGAGATGCTCTGGCGCTTTTGATGTGGCAAGCCTCTGTCCTCCGGTTGTCTCAGATGCTCATTGAAGACGAGTTGAAGCTCAAAGTCTGCCGTAAAGGAACGCTGAGAACTCAAATTCAGAATGCGTTAGCACTCCTCTTTTGGTTGGGGAATGATGGTGTAATGAGCCATGCTTAAATGTCGATGCAGTTCTTAATCGATGTAGCTGATGCAAACGGGTTCGCTGTCTTGTCCGATTCCCATTGAGCAATACCCGCATGTTCTTCTGGCCCATGGGGGCGGTGGCAAATTAATGCATCAGCTCATTGAGCAGATGTTTATGAGATTGTTCCAGCCAGAGGTGCGTTGTCAGCACGATTCGGCAGTGTTGGAGATGCCGTCAGGACGCCTCGCCTTTACGACCGATTCCTATGTGGTACATCCCCTATTTTTCCCTGGGGGTGATATTGGTTCTTTGGCCGTTCACGGGACCATCAACGATCTAGCAATGGCGGGTGCTCGTCCCCTATATCTCAGCGCCAGCTTCATTCTAGAAGAGGGGCTAGCGATGGATACGCTCTGGCAAGTTGTGCAATCAATGCATCAGGCCGCTCAGCAGGCTAATGTACGGGTGGTAACAGGAGACACAAAGGTTGTAGAACGAGGCAAGGGCGACGGTCTGTTTATTAATACAGCGGGCGTTGGTGTGATTGAGCACGAGCAAGTGATCCATCCGCAGTCTGTACGCCCCGGAGATGTCGTGTTGCTCAACGGTGACGTTGGACGCCACGGCATTGCCGTAATCGCAGTTAGGGAAGGGCTAGAGTTTGAAAGCAATATTGAGAGCGATTCTGCTTTGCTCAATGATGTAGTGCTAAAGCTATTAGAGGCTGGGGTTGAGCTGCACTGTTTACGAGATTTGACTCGGGGGGGGCTTGCGAGTGCGTTGAACGAGATTGCAGAAGCCGCAGGGGTTACAATCGCACTCCAAGAAACAAGCATTCCCGTCCGAAAAGATGTGCAGGGAGCCTGTGAGATTCTTGGATTTGATCCGTTATATGTTGCTAACGAAGGACGATTTGTAGCATTTATCCCGCAAAAATCTGTTGATCTAGCCCTTTCCATTTTGCACAGCCAAAATCATCCCTTGGCCCAGGTTATTGGTCAAGTGACAGAGAGTTCAGCGGCTCGTGTCACTATCAAGAGCAGAATTGGAACTCAGCGCATTGTTGACATGCTAAGTGGTGAACAGCTTCCCCGAATTTGCTAAGCGGCTAATGTCAGTTATGTAATTGTCTCGATAACAAACTTTTTGGGTTCTTCCCAGCTTTTGATGTCGCTTACTGCAGTCTTATGAGGTTATAGGTGTAGATACTTCACAAGTTCCTCAAGTTATCGGTTTATAAATCCTAAGTAGAGATTTCTCGGATAAAGCCCTGCGATTTGCTCTCTAGGTGCGGCAATTCAATGATCCAAACTCAATTTGTATCGAAGGAGGGGAGGCCATTGGTTCCTTCCCAAGGCCAGGTGATTGCGATCCGAGGCAGCGTCGTTGATGTTTATTTTCAGGACTCCTTACCTGAACTCTGCAATCTATTGCGTACAGGAACTCAACATCAGATTGCGATTGAAGTCGTCACCTATCTCAGCGCCAACGTGATCCGAGGCATCGCCCTCACGCCCACCCAAGGTCTGGCAAGAGGAGCGCAGGTCACCGACACCGGGCAACCCCTACAGGTGCCCGTGGGCGAACATCTCTTAGGTCGAGTCTTTAACGTGTTTGGTGAACCGATTGATGGCAACGGTCCTGTAAAGGGGGAGCGGCGATCGCTCCATGCCAGCCCCATTCCCCTCGACCAGCGGGCCACGGGCACCGACATTTTAGTGACAGGGATTAAAGCCATTGATCTTTTGGCTCCCCTAGAGCGAGGCAGCAAAGCCGGACTGTTTGGTGGTGCTGGAGTGGGGAAAACGGTTTTGATCACCGAAATGATCCACAACATCGTCAGCCGGTACAACGGTGTCAGTATTTTCTGCGGCGTTGGCGAACGCTCCCGAGAAGGGGAAGAACTCTACCGAGAGATGAAGGCGGCTGGGGTGATCGACAATACCGTGATGGTCTTCGGTCAAATGAACGAGCCGCCAGGTTCGCGCTTTCGCGTGGGTCACGCAGCCCTAACCATGGCCGAGTATTTTCGTGACCAGGCTCATCAAGATGTCTTGCTCATGATTGACAACATCTTCCGTTTTATCCAAGCAGGCTCAGAGGTCTCTGGCTTGATGGGACAGTTGCCTTCTCGCGTTGGATATCAGCCCACACTGGCAACAGAGTTAGCTGAGCTAGAGGAGCGAATTTGCAGCACAGTTCGGGGAGCGATCACTTCCGTACAGGCTGTCTATGTACCTGCCGATGATCTCACCGATCCGGCGGCTGTCCATACCTTTTCTCATCTATCAGCTTCGATTGTCCTCTCTCGTAGACGCACGAGTGAGGGGCTTTACCCTGCCGTAGATCCGCTACAGTCAGGGTCCAAAATGTTGACGCCCACTGTTGTAGGGCAGCGCCATTATCAAGTGGCCCAAGCCGTCCGCAAGAACCTAGCTGACTACGAAGACCTCAAAGACATTATCGCCATGCTGGGTCTAGAGGAATTGGCCCAGAACGAACGCCAAACCGTTTATCGTGCTCGTCGATTAGAGCGATTTCTGACCCAACCTTTTTTCACCACGGAACAATTTACGGGTATACCGGGCAAGCTTGTGAGTCTTGACGAGACTCTAGAAGGCTGTGAGGCGATCTTGAGTGATGAGTTTTCAGAGTTACCAGAGCAGGCGTTGTACATGATTGGCACGGTTGGTGAGGTGAGACAACGTGGTGAGGTAGCGAGATGGAGGAGGTAGCGAGTTATGAGTTTTGAAGGATGAGTTTCGAGTTAGGACTATCTTCATCTCTGAAATTTTTGTGAAATCATGCAAATCCAGATCTTTCTGCCGAATGAAATTTTGATTGACCAGTCTGTGAGTAAAGTCACGGCAGAGGCTGAGCATGGCACATTTTGTCTGTTGCCGCACCACATTGATTGTTTAGCAATTCTGGTTCCTGGCATTGTGACGCTGGTTGCTGACCAGGGCGAGGAAACCTTTGTCGCAGTAGATGAAGGGATTTTAGTGAAGTCTGGATCAGAGGTTCGGATCTCGACTCGCAATGCAGCGCAGGGGACAGAGTTAAATTGCTTGAAACAGCAGGTTGAGCAACAGTTCCGTGCAATCGATGAACAAGAACGATTAACCCGGTCTGCCCTCGCTCAGTTAGAAGCAAGTTTGGCACGTTACTTTACTGCGCTGTAGGGAGTGGCATTGATGGGCAAACCACAACACCCAGAGGATTTGAATCCAACTAGAAAGGATGCGTTTCAAAGACAGGTCGAGGGTAAGGTTGACCGCAAAATCAAAGCGCGTCAACAGAAGAAGAGCGTCTGGTTTGGGTTAGGGATGTTTGGGTTAGTGGGGTGGTCGGTGGCGATTCCAACGCTGCTGGGCATTGCGCTGGGTGTGTGGCTCGACAGGCATATTTCTAGTCGCTATTCCTGGACTCTGATGATGTTGGTGATTGGGATGGGTTTAGGCTGCTTCAATGCCTGGTACTGGATCAGCAAGGAGAGCGGTCGATGAATGAGACGGTTCTTCTTTATCTTGTCTTGCTGGTTGGGACAACCGTTGTGGTGTCTATTTTGATCAAGGCAGGGCTGGAACGGATCGGTGTAGCTCCGTTAGTGGGGTATGTGTTGCTTGGCTTTGTTTTACAACTTTTAGATAGTCGTGGTTTTCTAACCTCCAACACCGTCTTAGAAGTCTATGGTTTTCTGGCAGAGCTAGGCATTATCTCGTTACTGTTCCGAGTTGGCCTAGAGAGCAACCTCAGTGGATTATTACGTCAGTTACCCCACGCTTGCTTCCTGCTTACGGGGGATGTGCTGCTGAGCGGGTCTTTTGGTTTTGTCACAGCCTATTTCCTGTTGAAATTATCACTGATTCCCAGTCTGTTTATTAGCATTGCGCTGGTGGCAACGAGCGTGGGTATTTCGCTCAGCGTATGGCAAGAATCCCAGGCGCTCAACTCAAAAAACGGAGAGTTACTCCTCGATATCGCTGAGATGGATGACATTGCGGCGATTATTCTCATGTCCTTATTGTTCGCAATTGCTCCGTTTTGGAATGGTGGTCAAGAAATAAGTTTCATTCCCCTTCTCGGGGAAGTGCTTGGACCGTTCCTATTAAAAGTTCTGATTTTTGGTACGTTCTGCTTGATCTTTTTCCGCTATATTGAGCACCCACTCACTCATTTTTTCAGCAAGATTGAGCCAGCCCCCGATCCGATGTTGATGGTTGCGGGGACTGGTTTTATGATTGCTGCTCTAGCTGGACTATTGGGTTTTTCCGTTGCTGTAGGGGCATTCTTTGCCGGACTGGCATTTAGCCGTGATCCAGAAGCCGTCAAACTGGATGCCTCTTTTGGAGCGCTGTACGAATTCTTTGTTCCCTTTTTCTTTGTCAATATTGGCTTGCAGATTAAGTTGCAGGCTCTGGAAACTGCGCTGGGATTGAGTGTACTGCTCCTGATCGTAGCACTGCTCGGTAAGCTCATTGGCATTGGGGGACTGATGTTGATCACTCGAAGCGAGGCTGCAAGTGCGACATTGTTGGGAATTAGTATGATTCCTCGTGCAGAAATTACGATGGTGATTATGCAGAGAGGGCGTGATTTAGGAGATTGGGCAGTATCGTCTCAAATTTTTGCTGGTATGGCCTTGGTTGCGATCGCAACCTGCATCATCTCTCCAGTACTGCTATACCCCTTACTCAAGCAGTGGCCTCAAAAACAAGAGGTTAAAGCATGACCGAAATCTCACCTACATTAATCACTGCACTCTTGTTAGGGGGAGGCTTAGGGATACTCTACTTCGGCGGTTTGTGGTTCACCATTCAACAGCTAACCCACACAAAGAAACCTGTGGTACTAATGTGGACCAGCTTCTTACTGCGTCTGGGAGCTGTGCTCGGCTTCTTTCATCTCATTCTTCAGCACGGCGCGACCGATCAATTGCTTGCGTTATTGCTGCTTTGCTTTCTAGGATTCCTCCTGGCTCGGAATCTTTTGATTAGCAGCGTTATACCCAAGAGGAGGCTAAAAAATGAATCTCACCCCTGATCAAATTATCATCTGGCAATGGGGAGCATTCTCTCTCAATGCCACGCTGCTTTTCACTTGGCTGGTCATGGGACTGCTGGTGATGGGTTCTTGGCTCATCACTCGTCAGCTCTCAAACTCGACGCAGATATCACGAGGGCAGAACCTTCTAGAGGTTATCGTTCTGGGGATTAGCAACCAGATCCAGGAAATTAGCGAGCAACCGCCTGGACCTTATCTACCCTTTGTAGGGACGCTCTTTATTTTTATTGCGTTTTCAAATCTGTTCAGCGTGGTTCCGGGCTATCAGCCTCCGACAGGGTCTCTCTCGACCACAACGGCATTGGCGCTCTGTGTTTTCTGTGCCGTCCCCCTCTATGGGATCAAGAAAAAAGGAGTTTGGGGCTATCTGCAGCAATATCTACAGCCGAGTCCGGTAATGCTGCCCTTTAATATCATTGGAGACTTCTCGCGAATTGTAGCCCTTGCGGTTCGCCTGTTCGGCAATGTCATGAGTGGCACCATGATTGTCGCTATTCTGCTGTCCGTGGCTCCGTTGCTATTCCCCGTGGTCATGCAAATGCTGGGGTTATTAACCGGATTGATTCAAGCCTATATTTTCGCCATTCTGGCAATGGTGTTTATCGCGGCAGCGAGCCAGGTAGACAAGAAACAACATCCGACTATCAGTGAGGAAACCCATGGATAATATTGCCTTAATCGGGATGGCTTCGATTGTGATGTCAGGATTCACTATAGCCATTGGTTCCATTGGTCCTGCCTTGGGAGAGGGGCGAGCGTTATCCCAAGCGCTCAGCGCCATTGCTCAACAGCCCGATGAAGCTAATACCATCACGCGGGTGCTGTTTGTCGGCATGGC
Coding sequences within it:
- a CDS encoding F0F1 ATP synthase subunit epsilon, producing MQIQIFLPNEILIDQSVSKVTAEAEHGTFCLLPHHIDCLAILVPGIVTLVADQGEETFVAVDEGILVKSGSEVRISTRNAAQGTELNCLKQQVEQQFRAIDEQERLTRSALAQLEASLARYFTAL
- a CDS encoding F0F1 ATP synthase subunit C, encoding MDNIALIGMASIVMSGFTIAIGSIGPALGEGRALSQALSAIAQQPDEANTITRVLFVGMALVESTAIYCFVITLILIFANPFWAYVVEQAITAGGG
- the hypE gene encoding hydrogenase expression/formation protein HypE — encoded protein: MQTGSLSCPIPIEQYPHVLLAHGGGGKLMHQLIEQMFMRLFQPEVRCQHDSAVLEMPSGRLAFTTDSYVVHPLFFPGGDIGSLAVHGTINDLAMAGARPLYLSASFILEEGLAMDTLWQVVQSMHQAAQQANVRVVTGDTKVVERGKGDGLFINTAGVGVIEHEQVIHPQSVRPGDVVLLNGDVGRHGIAVIAVREGLEFESNIESDSALLNDVVLKLLEAGVELHCLRDLTRGGLASALNEIAEAAGVTIALQETSIPVRKDVQGACEILGFDPLYVANEGRFVAFIPQKSVDLALSILHSQNHPLAQVIGQVTESSAARVTIKSRIGTQRIVDMLSGEQLPRIC
- the atpD gene encoding F0F1 ATP synthase subunit beta, which produces MIQTQFVSKEGRPLVPSQGQVIAIRGSVVDVYFQDSLPELCNLLRTGTQHQIAIEVVTYLSANVIRGIALTPTQGLARGAQVTDTGQPLQVPVGEHLLGRVFNVFGEPIDGNGPVKGERRSLHASPIPLDQRATGTDILVTGIKAIDLLAPLERGSKAGLFGGAGVGKTVLITEMIHNIVSRYNGVSIFCGVGERSREGEELYREMKAAGVIDNTVMVFGQMNEPPGSRFRVGHAALTMAEYFRDQAHQDVLLMIDNIFRFIQAGSEVSGLMGQLPSRVGYQPTLATELAELEERICSTVRGAITSVQAVYVPADDLTDPAAVHTFSHLSASIVLSRRRTSEGLYPAVDPLQSGSKMLTPTVVGQRHYQVAQAVRKNLADYEDLKDIIAMLGLEELAQNERQTVYRARRLERFLTQPFFTTEQFTGIPGKLVSLDETLEGCEAILSDEFSELPEQALYMIGTVGEVRQRGEVARWRR
- a CDS encoding cation:proton antiporter; the protein is MNETVLLYLVLLVGTTVVVSILIKAGLERIGVAPLVGYVLLGFVLQLLDSRGFLTSNTVLEVYGFLAELGIISLLFRVGLESNLSGLLRQLPHACFLLTGDVLLSGSFGFVTAYFLLKLSLIPSLFISIALVATSVGISLSVWQESQALNSKNGELLLDIAEMDDIAAIILMSLLFAIAPFWNGGQEISFIPLLGEVLGPFLLKVLIFGTFCLIFFRYIEHPLTHFFSKIEPAPDPMLMVAGTGFMIAALAGLLGFSVAVGAFFAGLAFSRDPEAVKLDASFGALYEFFVPFFFVNIGLQIKLQALETALGLSVLLLIVALLGKLIGIGGLMLITRSEAASATLLGISMIPRAEITMVIMQRGRDLGDWAVSSQIFAGMALVAIATCIISPVLLYPLLKQWPQKQEVKA
- a CDS encoding AtpZ/AtpI family protein, with product MGKPQHPEDLNPTRKDAFQRQVEGKVDRKIKARQQKKSVWFGLGMFGLVGWSVAIPTLLGIALGVWLDRHISSRYSWTLMMLVIGMGLGCFNAWYWISKESGR
- a CDS encoding ATP synthase subunit I; the encoded protein is MTEISPTLITALLLGGGLGILYFGGLWFTIQQLTHTKKPVVLMWTSFLLRLGAVLGFFHLILQHGATDQLLALLLLCFLGFLLARNLLISSVIPKRRLKNESHP
- a CDS encoding F0F1 ATP synthase subunit A; amino-acid sequence: MNLTPDQIIIWQWGAFSLNATLLFTWLVMGLLVMGSWLITRQLSNSTQISRGQNLLEVIVLGISNQIQEISEQPPGPYLPFVGTLFIFIAFSNLFSVVPGYQPPTGSLSTTTALALCVFCAVPLYGIKKKGVWGYLQQYLQPSPVMLPFNIIGDFSRIVALAVRLFGNVMSGTMIVAILLSVAPLLFPVVMQMLGLLTGLIQAYIFAILAMVFIAAASQVDKKQHPTISEETHG